A region of Antricoccus suffuscus DNA encodes the following proteins:
- a CDS encoding SDR family oxidoreductase: MLVFVTGASGWIGAAAVDELLAAGHQVAGLARSDASAAALEAKGVTVRRGDLDDLDSIRAGAEGADAVLHLANKHDFSNPAISNAAERAAVQTIGDALVGTDRPFLLASGVAGLNQSGPATESDLSPYHGPESPRGGSENLALEYADRGVRTVSLRFAPTVHGMGDHGFIAAIAAVARERGVSAYPGEGTNRWPAVHRSDAARLVSLGLEKAPAGAILHVVAETGVRTRDIAEAIGRVCDLPVRSIPLDSAQDHFGWIGGFFSMDAPATSLATQQLLGWTPTGPTLIEDIDAGAYSVPTSARV, from the coding sequence ATGCTTGTTTTTGTTACCGGAGCCTCCGGATGGATCGGCGCCGCCGCCGTCGATGAACTACTCGCCGCGGGACATCAGGTCGCCGGCCTCGCCAGGTCCGATGCGTCCGCCGCGGCGCTCGAGGCGAAAGGCGTCACCGTACGTCGAGGTGACCTCGACGACCTTGACAGCATCCGCGCCGGCGCCGAGGGCGCCGACGCCGTACTTCATCTCGCCAACAAACACGACTTTTCCAACCCGGCCATCTCGAACGCCGCCGAACGCGCGGCCGTCCAGACCATCGGCGATGCGCTGGTGGGCACAGATCGTCCGTTTCTGCTCGCCTCGGGCGTGGCCGGACTCAACCAGAGCGGGCCGGCGACCGAGAGTGACCTCTCGCCGTACCACGGTCCAGAGTCACCGCGCGGCGGCAGCGAAAATCTCGCCCTCGAATACGCCGATCGCGGCGTACGCACCGTGAGTCTGCGGTTTGCGCCAACCGTGCATGGCATGGGTGACCACGGGTTCATCGCCGCCATAGCCGCGGTCGCCCGCGAGCGGGGTGTCTCGGCATATCCCGGTGAGGGGACCAACCGATGGCCGGCCGTACATCGGTCGGATGCGGCCCGACTCGTCTCGCTCGGACTCGAGAAGGCCCCCGCTGGCGCGATTCTGCATGTTGTGGCCGAGACCGGTGTCCGAACTCGCGATATTGCCGAGGCGATAGGTCGTGTGTGCGACCTGCCGGTCCGATCGATCCCGCTCGATAGCGCACAGGATCACTTCGGGTGGATCGGAGGATTCTTCTCGATGGACGCGCCCGCGACTAGCCTTGCGACCCAGCAGCTTCTTGGCTGGACACCGACCGGACCGACCC
- a CDS encoding LLM class flavin-dependent oxidoreductase, with amino-acid sequence MDISCAFATSLETPDHVALAEQLGYKRAWCYDSPGLYPDVWMILGLAAHRTSTIELGPGVLVPSMRHPMTNAAAIAGLEAYAPGRTVVAVGTGFTGRMVFGQRSMKWAEVADYVRVLRALLRGDDAQWEGKTIRMLHDEQSAPVRPIDVPILIAGEGAKGLAIAAELGDGVFGKPTAPVPESLTWRAMLANGTVLDEGESADSARAVDAYGGGLMVNYHYAYEHGGEAVDQLPGGAEWRRAAEQVPQPERHLAIHDGHMMRTNALDESVISKSEYRTPKLTMTGTPDEVRKRVGRLAERGVTELAYQPSGSDVRRELTAFAAAMGISG; translated from the coding sequence ATGGATATTTCCTGCGCCTTCGCCACGTCCCTTGAGACTCCCGACCACGTCGCGCTGGCCGAGCAACTCGGCTACAAGCGTGCCTGGTGCTACGACTCGCCTGGTCTTTATCCAGATGTGTGGATGATTCTCGGGCTGGCGGCGCACCGGACCAGCACGATCGAACTCGGCCCCGGCGTACTGGTGCCCAGCATGCGGCACCCGATGACCAACGCAGCCGCGATCGCCGGCCTGGAGGCCTACGCGCCGGGTCGCACCGTCGTCGCGGTCGGCACCGGCTTCACCGGCCGGATGGTCTTCGGTCAGCGCAGCATGAAATGGGCCGAGGTCGCCGACTACGTCCGGGTGCTGCGCGCGTTGCTGCGCGGCGACGATGCGCAGTGGGAAGGCAAAACCATCCGGATGCTGCACGACGAGCAGTCGGCCCCGGTCCGCCCGATCGACGTACCGATCCTCATTGCCGGGGAAGGCGCGAAGGGTCTCGCGATCGCCGCGGAGCTTGGGGATGGCGTGTTCGGCAAGCCGACCGCGCCGGTGCCGGAGTCGTTGACCTGGCGCGCCATGCTCGCCAACGGCACCGTTCTGGACGAGGGCGAGTCCGCAGACTCCGCGCGCGCCGTCGATGCCTACGGCGGGGGACTGATGGTCAATTATCACTACGCGTATGAGCATGGCGGCGAGGCCGTTGACCAGCTGCCCGGCGGCGCCGAATGGCGTCGCGCCGCCGAGCAGGTGCCACAGCCGGAGCGTCACCTCGCCATCCACGACGGCCACATGATGCGCACCAACGCGCTCGACGAGTCGGTCATCAGCAAGAGCGAGTACCGGACACCGAAGCTGACGATGACCGGTACGCCGGACGAGGTGCGCAAGCGAGTGGGTCGGCTGGCCGAGCGCGGCGTGACCGAACTCGCCTATCAGCCATCAGGTAGCGACGTACGCCGCGAGCTCACCGCCTTTGCCGCCGCGATGGGCATCTCCGGCTAG
- a CDS encoding DUF2277 domain-containing protein has translation MCRNIRTLHNFEPPATKDEVQSAALQYVRKIGGSAKPSQANAAAYDVAVAEIAAATQRLLDSLVATTQPKDREEERAKAKARSEARFARA, from the coding sequence ATGTGCCGCAATATTCGTACTCTCCACAATTTTGAGCCACCGGCGACCAAAGACGAGGTCCAGTCGGCCGCGCTTCAATACGTTCGCAAGATCGGCGGATCGGCCAAGCCGTCGCAGGCCAACGCGGCGGCGTACGACGTGGCGGTCGCTGAAATCGCGGCCGCCACCCAGCGATTGCTTGACTCGCTGGTCGCGACGACCCAGCCCAAGGACCGCGAGGAAGAGCGCGCCAAGGCCAAGGCGCGCAGCGAGGCCCGTTTCGCCCGCGCATGA
- a CDS encoding SMP-30/gluconolactonase/LRE family protein — translation MTATTRVLRKGLHFGECPRWYDDRLWYSDFYDGAVHAIDLDGVDERIVEVPGQPAGLGWLPDGRLLIVARKDRKLVTWDGSVLAPYADLTDVFPSHGNDMVVDDQGRAYVGNFGCNLDALKEQYGREALFGEPGVPGTVMARVDPDGSVSVATDGLKFPNGAVITPDGSALIVAETYGRRLTAYDVSTDGDLSNRRVWADLASDNVAPDGICLDADGGIWVANPGEAHCVRVIEGGEITDRVETNEKTFACMLGGLEGRDLFIVTAPDSREAVASQATSGAIEVVTVDVPHAGLP, via the coding sequence TTGACCGCGACTACTCGTGTCCTGCGTAAAGGCCTGCACTTTGGCGAGTGCCCACGGTGGTACGACGATCGGCTTTGGTACAGCGACTTCTACGACGGTGCCGTCCACGCGATCGACCTCGATGGCGTGGACGAACGAATTGTCGAAGTCCCGGGTCAGCCCGCGGGTCTTGGCTGGCTGCCGGACGGACGACTACTCATCGTCGCGCGCAAGGACCGCAAGCTCGTCACCTGGGACGGCTCGGTCCTCGCGCCGTACGCCGACCTGACGGACGTTTTCCCGTCGCACGGCAACGACATGGTTGTCGACGACCAGGGCCGGGCGTACGTCGGAAACTTCGGCTGCAACCTCGACGCTCTCAAGGAGCAGTACGGGCGCGAGGCCCTGTTCGGTGAGCCGGGCGTGCCCGGCACGGTGATGGCCAGGGTCGATCCCGACGGCAGCGTGTCGGTGGCGACGGACGGCCTGAAATTTCCCAACGGCGCGGTGATCACGCCTGACGGGAGCGCGCTGATCGTCGCGGAAACGTATGGACGAAGGCTGACGGCGTACGACGTATCTACCGATGGCGATCTTTCGAATCGGCGCGTCTGGGCCGACTTGGCGTCAGACAATGTCGCGCCGGACGGTATTTGCCTCGATGCCGACGGCGGGATCTGGGTGGCCAACCCGGGCGAGGCGCACTGTGTGCGCGTCATCGAAGGAGGCGAGATCACCGATCGCGTCGAGACCAACGAGAAGACTTTTGCCTGCATGCTCGGCGGTCTGGAGGGGCGCGATCTATTTATCGTGACTGCCCCGGACTCCCGCGAGGCGGTCGCCTCCCAAGCGACGAGCGGTGCGATCGAGGTCGTTACAGTCGACGTACCGCACGCTGGCCTTCCCTAA
- a CDS encoding dioxygenase yields the protein MTSSESLPPILYLSHGAPPLADDEVWTKQLAGWSADIARPSAILIVSAHWESAPLTVGATETVPLTYDFWGFPQHYYDVKYPAPGAPALASQVSKLLSRPGNPVHQDPARGLDHGAYVPLVEMFPNADVPVLQISMPSLDPQELFEVGRKLAPLRDEGVLIIGSGFTTHNLQRARFGDTTGWAEGWTKEFDHWADEVVERMDVDSALNFLDVAPAAQLAHPRTEHFAPLFVSLGAASELKLGAHSTIEGYWYGLSKRSFQFG from the coding sequence ATGACCAGTAGCGAGTCCCTGCCTCCCATCCTCTATCTGTCTCACGGTGCGCCGCCCCTCGCCGATGACGAGGTTTGGACCAAGCAGCTTGCCGGTTGGAGTGCCGACATCGCCCGTCCAAGCGCGATCCTGATCGTTTCGGCGCACTGGGAGTCCGCGCCGCTGACCGTCGGCGCCACCGAGACGGTGCCCCTGACCTATGACTTCTGGGGCTTTCCTCAGCATTATTACGACGTGAAGTACCCCGCTCCCGGCGCGCCGGCACTCGCCTCCCAGGTGTCGAAGTTGTTGAGCCGACCGGGTAACCCCGTGCACCAGGATCCCGCGCGAGGCCTCGACCACGGCGCGTATGTGCCGCTCGTCGAGATGTTCCCGAACGCCGATGTGCCTGTCCTTCAGATCTCCATGCCGTCTCTCGACCCACAGGAGCTATTCGAGGTCGGCCGCAAGCTCGCGCCGCTACGCGATGAGGGCGTATTGATCATCGGGTCGGGCTTTACGACGCACAATTTGCAGCGCGCACGGTTCGGCGACACCACCGGTTGGGCCGAGGGCTGGACCAAGGAATTCGACCACTGGGCGGACGAGGTGGTGGAGCGGATGGACGTCGACTCTGCGCTCAACTTCCTGGATGTCGCGCCGGCCGCGCAACTCGCGCACCCTCGGACCGAGCATTTCGCGCCGCTATTCGTGAGCCTCGGCGCCGCCTCCGAGCTGAAGCTCGGCGCGCACAGCACCATCGAGGGCTACTGGTACGGCCTGTCCAAGCGTTCGTTCCAGTTCGGCTAG
- a CDS encoding aldo/keto reductase, which yields MTITTKKLGRTGPTVAAVGLGAMGMSGAYGTPDDDESIRTVHAALDSGVTLIDTGDFYGFGHNEMLLGRALRDRARDEYVLSVKFGGMREPGGGFTGFDGRPAAVANSLGYTLTRLGVDHVDIYRPGRLDPDVPIEETVGAIAAQVQRGYVRHIGLSEVGSETIRRAAAVHPISDLQIEYSLLSRDIEHDILDTCRELGIGVTAYGVLSRGLIGSSKQQSGADDLHAAWPRFQGENLDHNLDLIARLHPIAARRGISVAQLAIAWVAAQGNDVLPLVGMKQVSRVQPAIKAVAVTLSAQELAEIDSAVPADAVAGTRYPEALMSNLDSER from the coding sequence ATGACAATCACAACGAAGAAACTCGGTAGGACCGGACCCACGGTGGCTGCAGTCGGCCTTGGAGCGATGGGCATGTCGGGCGCGTACGGAACGCCGGACGACGACGAGAGCATCCGCACCGTGCACGCTGCACTGGACTCTGGCGTCACACTCATCGACACCGGCGACTTCTACGGCTTTGGACACAACGAGATGCTGCTCGGGCGCGCCCTTCGGGATCGTGCCCGCGACGAGTACGTGCTCAGCGTCAAGTTCGGTGGGATGCGCGAACCCGGGGGTGGTTTCACTGGATTCGACGGACGACCGGCGGCCGTGGCGAACTCGCTCGGCTACACACTCACCAGGCTCGGTGTAGATCATGTCGACATCTACCGGCCTGGGCGACTCGATCCGGACGTGCCGATCGAGGAGACCGTCGGTGCGATCGCCGCGCAAGTCCAGCGGGGGTATGTCCGCCACATCGGCCTGTCGGAGGTCGGATCAGAGACGATCCGACGCGCGGCAGCGGTACATCCGATCAGCGACCTGCAGATCGAATACTCCTTGCTCAGTCGCGACATCGAGCACGACATTCTCGACACGTGTCGTGAGCTCGGAATCGGCGTCACGGCGTACGGCGTGCTCTCCCGCGGGCTCATCGGCTCGTCCAAGCAGCAATCCGGGGCAGATGATCTCCACGCAGCGTGGCCGCGCTTCCAGGGGGAGAACCTGGACCACAACCTCGATCTGATCGCTCGCCTCCACCCGATCGCTGCTCGGCGCGGGATCAGTGTGGCCCAACTCGCGATCGCGTGGGTCGCCGCCCAGGGCAACGACGTCCTGCCGCTGGTCGGTATGAAGCAGGTGTCACGAGTGCAGCCGGCGATCAAGGCGGTAGCCGTCACGCTGAGCGCGCAGGAGTTGGCGGAGATCGACTCCGCCGTACCCGCTGATGCCGTTGCGGGAACCCGGTATCCGGAGGCGTTGATGTCCAACCTGGACAGCGAGCGCTGA
- a CDS encoding TetR/AcrR family transcriptional regulator: MARWEPGTPERLQTAALELFAAQGFEQTTAAQIARSVGLTERTFFRHFSDKREALFYGQDLFAQAFLDGVAEAPPDAAPLDIVAAALRSAATLFPDERRTRSRIRQSVIEQNPALQERERHKMSGIATTIADALRARAITDPAATLAAESGATVFGIAFTQWLVEGEKRSLADITADVLRELRNLSGVPTTSPSVS; encoded by the coding sequence ATGGCGAGATGGGAACCGGGCACTCCAGAGCGCCTGCAGACGGCGGCGCTCGAGCTATTCGCCGCGCAGGGTTTCGAACAGACGACGGCCGCACAGATCGCGCGGTCTGTCGGCCTCACCGAGCGCACGTTCTTCCGCCATTTCAGCGACAAACGCGAAGCGCTGTTCTACGGACAGGACCTGTTCGCCCAGGCGTTCCTCGATGGAGTCGCCGAAGCGCCACCGGACGCGGCCCCGCTCGACATCGTCGCCGCAGCCCTTCGGTCGGCGGCAACATTGTTTCCGGACGAGCGCCGTACTCGCTCGCGCATACGGCAGTCCGTGATCGAGCAGAACCCCGCGCTCCAGGAACGCGAACGGCACAAGATGTCGGGAATCGCCACGACGATCGCCGACGCCTTGCGCGCACGCGCCATCACCGATCCCGCGGCGACGCTTGCGGCCGAATCGGGCGCGACAGTGTTCGGAATAGCGTTCACCCAGTGGCTCGTCGAGGGCGAGAAACGGTCTCTCGCCGACATCACGGCGGACGTGCTTCGCGAGCTACGTAACCTGAGCGGCGTGCCGACTACGTCGCCAAGCGTCTCGTAG